One stretch of Suricata suricatta isolate VVHF042 chromosome 13, meerkat_22Aug2017_6uvM2_HiC, whole genome shotgun sequence DNA includes these proteins:
- the ALDH1B1 gene encoding LOW QUALITY PROTEIN: aldehyde dehydrogenase X, mitochondrial (The sequence of the model RefSeq protein was modified relative to this genomic sequence to represent the inferred CDS: substituted 1 base at 1 genomic stop codon), translating into MLRLLVPVPRLLCLRGRTAPYSSAAALPSPILHPDICYNQLFINNEWQDAASKKTFPAVNPTTGEVIGHVAEGDRADVDRAVKAAREAFRLGSPWRRMDASERGRLLNRLADLVERDRVYLASLETLDNGKPFQESYVLDLDEVIKVYRYFAGWADKWHGKTIPMDGEHFCFTRHEPVGVCGQIIPWNFPLVMQGWKLAPALATGNTVVMKVAEQTPLSALYLASLIKEAGFPPGVVNIITGYGPTAGAAIAQHMDIDKVAFTGSTEVGHLIQKAAGDSNLKRVTLELGGKSPSIVLADADLDHAVEQCHXALFFNMGQCCCAGSRTFVEESIYDEFLERTVEKAKQRRVGNPFELDTQQGPQVDKEQFERILSYIQLGQKEGAKLLCGGERLGERGFFIKPTVFGGVQDDMRIAREEIFGPVQPLFKFKKIEEVIERANNTRYGLAAAVFTRDLDKAMYFTQALQAGTVWVNTYNIVTCHTPFGGFKESGNGRELGEDGLKAYTEVKTVTIKIPQKNS; encoded by the coding sequence ATGCTGCGCCTCCTGGTGCCTGTGCCCCGGCTGCTCTGCCTCCGTGGGAGGACCGCCCCTTACTCTTCGGCAGCAGCCCTCCCGAGCCCCATCCTGCATCCAGACATCTGCTACAACCAGCTGTTCATCAACAACGAGTGGCAAGATGCAGCCAGCAAGAAGACCTTCCCGGCAGTGAACCCCACCACGGGAGAGGTCATTGGCCACGTGGCTGAAGGGGACCGGGCTGATGTGGATCGCGCCGTGAAAGCAGCCCGCGAAGCCTTCCGCCTGGGGTCTCCCTGGCGCCGGATGGATGCCTCAGAGCGGGGCCGGCTGCTAAACCGTCTGGCTGACCTCGTGGAGCGGGATCGTGTCTACCTGGCCTCGCTGGAGACCTTGGACAACGGGAAGCCTTTCCAGGAGTCTTATGTCTTGGACCTGGATGAGGTCATCAAAGTATACCGGTACTTCGCCGGCTGGGCTGACAAGTGGCACGGCAAGACCATCCCCATGGATGGCGAGCATTTCTGCTTCACCCGGCACGAGCCTGTTGGTGTCTGCGGCCAGATAATCCCCTGGAACTTCCCCTTGGtcatgcagggctggaagctcGCCCCAGCGCTTGCCACAGGCAACACTGTGGTCATGAAGGTGGCAGAGCAGACCCCCCTTTCTGCCCTGTACTTGGCCTCCCTCATTAAAGAGGCGGGCTTTCCCCCAGGGGTGGTGAACATCATCACTGGCTATGGCCCAACAGCTGGAGCGGCCATCGCCCAGCACATGGATATCGACAAAGTTGCCTTCACCGGCTCCACTGAGGTGGGCCACCTGATCCAGAAGGCAGCTGGTGATTCCAACCTGAAGAGAGTCACCCTGGAGCTGGGCGGGAAGAGCCCCAGCATCGTGCTGGCCGATGCTGACCTGGACCATGCCGTGGAGCAGTGCCACTAAGCCCTGTTCTTCAACATGGGCCAGTGCTGCTGTGCGGGCTCCCGGACCTTCGTGGAAGAATCCATCTATGATGAGTTTCTCGAGAGAACCGTGGAGAAGGCTAAGCAGAGAAGAGTCGGGAACCCCTTTGAGCTGGACACTCAGCAGGGGCCCCAGGTGGACAAGGAACAGTTCGAACGAATCCTGAGCTATATCCAGCTTGGCCAGAAAGAGGGGGCCAAACTTCTCTGCGGCGGGGAGCGTTTGGGGGAGCGCGGTTTCTTCATTAAGCCCACCGTCTTTGGTGGTGTGCAGGATGACATGAGGATCGCCAGAGAGGAGATCTTTGGGCCTGTGCAGCCCCtgtttaaatttaagaagatCGAGGAGGTGATCGAGAGGGCCAACAACACCAGGTATGGCCTGGCTGCCGCCGTGTTCACACGGGACCTGGACAAGGCCATGTACTTCACACAGGCGCTCCAGGCTGGCACAGTGTGGGTAAACACCTACAACATTGTCACCTGCCATACGCCATTCGGAGGGTTTAAGGAATCTGGCAATggaagggagctgggggaggatgGGCTTAAGGCCTACACAGAGGTGAAGACAGTTACCATCAAGATTCCTCAGAAGAATTCATAA